DNA sequence from the Carassius auratus strain Wakin unplaced genomic scaffold, ASM336829v1 scaf_tig00005472, whole genome shotgun sequence genome:
CTCAGTGACTTTAGCTTGGGTGATGGACGAGTCCACCTTCTTCAGCCTCTGCTTCCTCAATGGATGGCATGTCGGTGGggttgaggagatcctcgaagtattccttccactgTCCAACGATATCCCCAGGTGAGGTCAACAGCTGCCTACCTCCACTGTAAACTGTGTTGGCAGGGCACTACTTCTCCTTCCATGAGGCATCGTTcggtttgccagaatctcttcgagacccaccgatagtctttctccatggcctcacccaACTCCTCCACGACCTGAGTTTTGCCTCCACAACCACCTGAGCTGCAGCCCACTCTGCCTGCAGGTACCTGTTAGCTGCCTCAGTAGTCCCGCAAGCCAGCCCGGCCTggtaggactccttcttcagcttgacagcatcccttacttccggtgtccaccaccagGTTTGGGGATTGCCGCGTCGACAGAACCCAGAGACCTTACAGCCACAGCTCAGAGTGGCCACATTTACAATGGAGGCAGAGAAaaatggtccactcggactcaatgtCTCCGGCTTCTGTCGGAATCTGGTCGAAGCTTTGCCGGAGGAGGGAGTTAaaaatctctctgacagggggctcagccaaacgttcccaacagactcTGACAATGCATTTGGGTCCACCTAGTCTATCCAGCTTCCTCACTCcccggatccaactcaccaccagaggGTGATctgttgacagctccgcccctctctttaGTCCAAGAGTGTCCAAGACATACGGCTGGAGGCCATCACTGTTGCTTCCAATGTGAGCGTTGAAGTCCAACAGTAGAACGACCcggtcggagcactttccagcactcTCCCAGAGACCCCAAGAAGGCCGGGTACTCTACACTGCCATTCAGCCCGTAAGCACAAATGaaagtgagagacctatccctgACCCAatggcgcagggaagcgaccctttCGTTCACcagggtaaactccaacacatggcgacTGAAGCTTTTTTGTTCCCTTAATTCTTCTATGTTGAAATGCTTACTAGGGGACATTGCTGTAACACATACTAAACCAGAACTTAAGAGAACACTTAAGAAATTAAAGGCAAATACTTAATGACAACCTTGAAGTACCTTAAGTGGatccttagttttttttttttgcatttttttatccaAACACAATAGGAAAGGTACTCAGTCTTGCTCCTGGAGAGCTAGATTCCTACCAAGTTTTGTTACAAAAACCTGTCTGCATAGGTGCCAATCCCAATGGCCAAGTACCCACAGAAAGACACAAGATAATAAGGAGGGTGTTATGAGGATGGGGCAATCCCCAGCAGAAACATAAATCAGTGCCTATGCCTGGTTCCAACTAACTCCCAAGTTTGGACCAAATCTGCCacctttgataaaataaaatactttggtAGAAGAGCAACAGTCTCTGTTCTGTCCTGTCACTCTCCTTATTTTGAATCAACCACTAATCAGAGAAGAGCTTGTGTGCAGTATTTGCAAATTTTATCTGTgatgttttaatgaaataataatgtttaaacagTATTTCAGGCTGATGGATTTCTTCATTTACAGGTTCAAAAGAGAACCGAGATGATCTGAGGATTGTGCCTTGGTGGAAAAAGTGGGAGTAGGGAAGAGTGCTACAGGAAACACTATCTTAGGCAAGGAATGCATTTAAAGCAGAAACTTCTCATGAGTCAATTACTAAAGAGACTCAAAAAGAAAGAGCTGAATCAATGGCAGATATGTTACTGTGATCGACACTCCAGGACTGTTTGATACTGAACCTTACTAATGAGGAGATCCAGAAGAAATCACAAACTGCATCTCCATGGTACTACCTGGACCACAATGTGTTTTTCTTACTGATACCACTGGGACGATTCACTCCAGAAGAGCTAAATCAGTGAAGATCATCCAAGAGACGTTTGGTCAAAATTCTTTAATGTACACCATGGTGCTCTTCACCAGAGGAGATGGACTGAAGAACAAAACCATTGAACAGTATTTGGGAAAATCCTGGATCTCCTTTGATGAATCTAATTGAAGTGTGTGGAAACCAGATACCATGTGTTCAATAATAATCAGACTGAAGACTGAACACAGGTGTCTGATCTGCTGGAGAAGATAGACGCCATGGTGGAAGCAAACGGTGGGAGTTTCTACACATGTAAGATGTTCAGAAAAGATggaaagagaaaaacaagaaaaaaaaatgaaagttccTCATGGAGAGAGTGAagcatctgaaaactgaaaaaaaaagaactggtGAAGAAACacgaagaagagaaagaaagaatgcaGATTATGATGGAGGAACAAATACAAAATTATGACAAAGAAAtaaagaggagagaagaggaacaAGAGGTACACCAGAGAGAAATACAAGACGAGTTGAGACGAAAACAAGAGAAATTCATAGACGAAATCAAAGAAGTGAAGCaagaaacagagaaaataaaaacagaaaaagaaaacttcAGATCAACTATGACACAGAAATAGAAAAACTGATGAATAGGCTAGAGACTGACAGACATAATCatgaagaagagagaaagagaagagaagaagagttTAATGAGATGGCAGAACAATACCTAACACAAATAAAAGAtaaagaggagaaagagagagagatctatGACACCATGAAGAAAGAACAAGAGGAATGGGAGAGACAGAAACAAAATGAAGAAAAGATGAGAAGAGAAGAAGAtgagaaacaaagagagagagaacagagaatGTGGGATGAATTTAATCAGAGACTGAGactagaaagagagagaatggaaACAGAGAAAGAAGATCTTCATTCTAAACATGAAGCACAAGAAAACAGCATGAAGATCTTAATAGAGAGAGTGGAGCaaatgaacagagaaagagaagaaatgatgagaaaactagaggaagagaaagagagcatgAAAGTGATgatggaagaagaagaaaaaatcataaCAAAGAGAGCAATAGAAGAGAAGAGGAACTCAAAGAGAAATAACAGAACAAGATGCACGTCAGAAAGAAATACAAGATGAGCTGAGACGAGAAAGAGAGATGTTTAAAGATGAAATACAGGAAATTGTGCGAGAaacagaggaaataaaaaaagaaaaagtaaaacttCAGATCAATTATGACACAGAAATAGACAAACTGATGAATAAACTAGAGACTGCTAGACAGAATCATgaagaagagataaaaagaagagaagaagagttTAATGAGAGGGAAGAACAATACCTAACacaaataaaagagaaagaggagaaagagagagagatctatGAAATCATGAAGAAAGAACAAGAGGAATGGGAGAGACAGAAACAAAATGAAGAAAAGATGAGAAGAGAAGAAGAtgagaaacaaagagagagagaacagagaatGTGGGATGAATTTAATCAGAGACTGACACTAGAAAGAGAGATAATGGAAACAGAGAAAGAAGATCTTCATTCTAAACATGAAGCACAAGAAAACAGCATGAAGATCTTAATAGAGAGAGTGGAGCaaatgaacagagaaagagaagaaatgatgagaaaactagaggaagagagagaggccATGAAGATGATGATAGAGGAAGCAAAACAGAACcaagacaaagagaaaaagagaagagaagaagagttTAATGAGAGGGAAGAACAATACCTAACacaaataaaagagaaagaggagaaagagagggagatctATGAAACCATGAAGAAAGAACAAGAGGAATGGGAGAGACAGAAACAAAATGAAGAAAAGATGAGAAGAGAAGAAgatgagaaacagagagagagagaacagagaatGTGGGATGAATTTAATCAGAGACTGAGACTAGAAAGAGAGATAATGGAAACAGAGAAAGAAGATCTTCATTCTAAACATGAAACACAAGAAAACAACATGAAGATCCTGATGGAGAGAGTGGAGCAAATGaacagagaaaaagaagaaatgatgagaaaactaaaagaagagagagaggccATGAAGATGATGATAGAGGAAGCAAAACAGAatcaagaaaaagagagaaagagaagagaagctAAATATGTTGAAAGAGAAGGACAATTAAAAAGGGATCTCATAGACAGAGAAGTAAGATATAAAAGAGAAGTTGAAGAGAAAAGGGAAAATGAGAACGAGATAAGAGATAATACAAAAACAGGACAAGAGACATTTCAAAAAGAAATGGTGGAAATAAGGCAAGAAAAAGAGAGTGtgaaggaagaaaaagaaaatattcagaCCGTTTATGACACACAAATAATTCTGctgagagaagagaaagagagcaagaaaaaagaagagacatTCTGCGAGAAAGAAGAACTATATAAAGTGGAGATGGTGATAATAGAAGATGAAAactgtagagagagagaaaaacagatttCCTATGATCAGTATCAGAGACTCAAGAGTGAAACGGAAGGAGAAATCAGCGAGACAGAGAGAACGGAAAGAGAGAGACGAGAACAACTAGAGCAAATTGAGAAGAGACTGAAAGAAGAGAAACTCCATGAAGAACAACAAGAAGatgaactgaagagaagacaagTGGAGTGTAGAGAGAAATGTGAAAGAGAGGTGGAGATTTGCTCAGAAACTGAAGCTTCACTGCAGGTGAGTGTTCAAGTTGCTTTTGTTCCAGTATGGGTTAGTGTTAGCACTACCAAACTCAGACAATGAATGTCTCAAGGCCTTTCTAGATAATTGCTTACTGActgatttgtgtttgtttcaaTCCCAAAAGGTTACATCCATTCTGGAAACTGAGAACAAACTACAcaagaaaacagaaaatgaagCAATATATGAAGATGTGGAATATGATCTTCAAAGAGAACCGAAGAAGACAAATGAAGAAGAGGAAAAACCAATGTCAAAAATTCTTTGATGTTGAAACTGGTTCGATGGAAAAATTATTTGAGCTTAAAATCAAAGAGCTTCGGGAAACATTGTGAGAGAGACAAAGAGGGTTTTAAATGAAATTCTTAAGCAGCAAGATCCAAAGAAGTAGATGCTCAGAGAACACAACATGAAAACACCCTATTTGAAAAGAGCGAAGAACTtgccttcaaaacaaaacaaatgattaagaaacactgaagaaaaagttTGATTTGTTGAGGGAATAATATGTTCATCAGACACTCTGATATCGATGTAGTGAGAGATGTGAGAATGGTCCTCGGTAATGTCAGTGAGTGTGCTCTTTTAGGTCAGTAGAGGGAGTTTCATCATAGGTGAAGGGTGAAGGGGTAGGGGGGTCtcaattctcttttggttggaggtagggatgcaccggttgaccggccataaatcggaaccggacggtttttgcttaaaatacgcgatctgCAATTTTTTGTTGTAATCGTttgctatgtcatttgtgtggaagagtatttcgaaatctgtgcgcaggacacaggcAGCCGATCAGTTCTGGAAATGCAGAgtttcatgtctgaggcacagatagcaggaagcgatcagccgttggtgtactgccgcacaaataagagcctttcctgcGCACTGAAGCTGTGCGAGCATATCTGTACTGGTCCAcgccctgaacacgagtagaccgtgaagagatgttcagctcaacttctcacgtgttggatgagaaacgaaacggactaaacttttttttattacaacttgcatacacgtttgaaaagccaaaAATAAACGTCAattctgcattaggatgattattttagtttaccttaaaattaatccaattaaaacattttagggtaatgattcacatctatttttttttttttacttgagacaataagttatttatttttcattggctcaagtaaaaaaaaaaatatagatgtgaatcattaccctatatatatatatatatatatatatatatatatatatatatatatatatatatatatatatatattttttttttttttttttttttttttgggatgaaTGAAACAATATGCATCTTTGATTTAtttgcaccaacattatttgattttaacattttggaaaatgtatttatatagcatacttttatttagtctcactggtaaagatctttttttaaatttaaaacaaaatttaaaaactaaaatactgaatgctgatttaagaaacatcttattgaatgtgtgttgattgtggtgtttggattgtagaatgcagttattgtctttaatttcacatggttacagttaatcttttatttaaggccaggtctttgtagttttaacccaatttaaaataaaaaacctaaatGCTGTACCATCTAttttttgtattgaatgtaggctatttactgtgcagttactgctattaatttcagatggttacatttattcttttcaatagccaaaagcaagtttggcgtattaaatactaaatatcttgtttatgcacactttccttctttcttgtttttagcttaaaaaaaaaaataatcatgatcggtgcatccctagttggaGGGGCAGGGGTAAGGgtaagggccagatagcccttcaaacgaagatttttcgggaccacacttcaaaagaaggggtatgaattatcacggcaacatggctgctacagcgaacaaaaagacacataaatctaatcgagagagagagagagagagaaatggaagttgcgttTATTCGCGtctgtgtgtttatctttttagagtgagatcccttaaaaacagcgattgtatcctctcatcgttggaaaatataatgtagtgattcagtatttaaactgtatttaataaaagtcatggggcagcgttgacaagtttattttctcctggatgtgtgagctgcgcgatttccgatatgtgtgtgtgtgtgtgtgagtaagcagctcattagtacagaacgataattaaaggctctaatgaccaccagtatatgtgtgtattgaaAGAGCTAGATGACGAATGATGGCGTGTGACATCATGGTAGTGGTGTCTCAatccttaaaggaatattttctCCGCTACCCCTTGACACTTGACACAGGGGAAGGGCAAgtggtataaaatagaattgggattgggcccaCCAGCCCCACTTTTGACTAAGAGCCCGGCCAAGTGTCCCCCCGCTGCACAGAGCAACAGCCAGATTCAACCACAGACGAAGAGCCAAAGCCCACAACAACCAACAAGCCATTGCAAGAAAGAGTGACAGAGCTGAGTATCGCCCTGGAGTCAGAGCCTCACCGATTGTCTGACCAGGTGCAAAACCCGGCAAGAACGCACATGATGGTTAATCAGACAGTGGAGAGCGAGGGCTCAGAGAAAAGCCCTGCCTACTTTACCACTGCTGAGGGTGTGCTGAGGCAGGATATAGTCATATGTATGACCTACGTAAACTCCAGAATCAGAATTCAACATTACACTTGAATAACTATAAATGAAAACACAGACTACAGTATAAAGTAATTCCTACTGTAATATCTGGAGCTGCAGTCTCACTGCGAGAAGATAGTGTGCAAATTTACATGAGAAGCaccaatatatttataatttaaagctTAAAACAAATAGTCAGATGCAAGATATTTGGTTTTTACTGACAATGAAACAGATAGGCGTTGCAGATACTTTTAATGTAGAATTTAGCGGTGCTCCGATCAGGATTTTTGAGGCTGATCACCGATTACAGAAAGCAGTATCTGCCGATGCCAATCTTTTAAaagcctttttaaaataatttataactatAAATAGTGATATTCCAATAAGGATTTTAAGAAATTcattcagggcctgaatttcatttttgaaaatggggGAATTCCCCTCTTAGGTGACTATTGTGAGAGGGGAAGCAGCACGGACAGTGCTTTCACagaagatttgttttatttttctttatttacacaGTACAGTAATACAATCTATAAGTGACAtgtttaaacataataaatatatgcaaCAC
Encoded proteins:
- the LOC113070959 gene encoding golgin subfamily A member 6-like protein 22, producing the protein MFKDEIQEIVRETEEIKKEKVKLQINYDTEIDKLMNKLETARQNHEEEIKRREEEFNEREEQYLTQIKEKEEKEREIYEIMKKEQEEWERQKQNEEKMRREEDEKQREREQRMWDEFNQRLTLEREIMETEKEDLHSKHEAQENSMKILIERVEQMNREREEMMRKLEEEREAMKMMIEEAKQNQDKEKKRREEEFNEREEQYLTQIKEKEEKEREIYETMKKEQEEWERQKQNEEKMRREEDEKQREREQRMWDEFNQRLRLEREIMETEKEDLHSKHETQENNMKILMERVEQMNREKEEMMRKLKEEREAMKMMIEEAKQNQEKERKRREAKYVEREGQLKRDLIDREVRYKREVEEKRENENEIRDNTKTGQETFQKEMVEIRQEKESVKEEKENIQTVYDTQIILLREEKESKKKEETFCEKEELYKVEMVIIEDENCREREKQISYDQYQRLKSETEGEISETERTERERREQLEQIEKRLKEEKLHEEQQEDELKRRQVECREKCEREVEICSETEASLQVTSILETENKLHKKTENEAIYEDVEYDLQREPKKTNEEEEKPMSKIL